The following are encoded in a window of Dictyostelium discoideum AX4 chromosome 6 chromosome, whole genome shotgun sequence genomic DNA:
- a CDS encoding hypothetical protein (Retrotransposable element Tdd-3, complete sequence) codes for MRKTLSNYDIPIDKIYIGKGTRKMIHLMIKKEQSLLNIIRDRSKLGTFITSSRDFHVLTGRVRIPREKAGIVDALIKTAFAEEIPYAIYNTIYSTDHLIVFGLIECKIGDQMKSGQHITEIANFTIRTATKTYSSQKKNKKVETNNTEEPLEDKMTDPPNTQNRIAIKSSQPKPQQQTNNSANNQSDKQSTQEKKAQAKKSLSTSSPQKPSRISICQTHHNHYHNIQRHPKRQCQQNEH; via the coding sequence ATGAGAAAAACACTCTCAAACTACGATATCCCAATCGACAAGATATACATAGGCAAAGGAACTAGAAAAATGATCCACCTgatgattaaaaaagaacaatCTCTCCTAAATATCATTAGAGATAGAAGCAAATTGGGAACCTTCATCACCTCCAGTAGAGACTTCCACGTTCTCACAGGAAGAGTAAGAATTCCCAGAGAAAAGGCAGGAATAGTGGACGCCCTCATCAAAACTGCCTTTGCAGAAGAAATACCCTATGCAATATACAATACTATATACTCCACCGACCACCTCATAGTATTCGGTCTAATAGAATGCAAAATAGGCGATCAAATGAAATCTGGCCAACACATTACAGAAATCGCAAACTTTACCATCAGAACGGCCACCAAAACCTACTCCTcacaaaagaaaaacaagaaagTAGAGACAAACAACACGGAGGAACCATTAGAAGATAAGATGACAGATCCTCCTAACACTCAAAACAGGATAGCAATCAAATCCTCTCAACcaaaaccacaacaacaaacaaacaacTCAGCAAACAATCAGTCTGATAAACAATCAACACAAGAGAAAAAAGCCCAAGCAAAAAAGTCGCTCTCAACCTCTTCCCCCCAAAAACCAAGCAGAATCTCAATCTGTCAAacccaccacaaccactacCACAACATCCAACGCCATCCAAAAAGACAATGCCAACAAAACGAGCACTAA